The Leptotrichia sp. OH3620_COT-345 region AAACATAAGCCGCTTTATTTATAGGTCCTCCCATATCCACAGCCATCATTCCTCCCAATATAAGTCCCAGAAGTACTTTACTTGAACCGCTCATAGAAGCAAGATAAGTGTTCATTCCATTATTTATTATAGATACAACAGGATTTAATACAAGAACCATTGCCACTCCTACAATAAGTACCGATAATACAGGATAAAGAAGTATCATTTTCAATCCGCTCACTGATTTAGGTAATCCTTTTAGTGCTTGAATTAAAAATTTGACAATATATCCTGCCAGTATTCCTCCTGCTATTGCTCCTAAAAACCCTGAACCTCCTGCACTTGCCAATGCTCCTGCTACAAGTCCGGCCGTCAATGCCGCTCTGTCTCCTATACTGAAAGCTATATATCCTCCCAAAATTGGTACGAATAGACCAAATGCAGCTCCTCCTATTGTCATTAGCATTTTCGCCATGTAAGATTTTGAACCGTAATCAGAACCTGCATTCCCGTTTCCTGTAAGCGTATCAGCTAAAAATGCCAATGCTATCAATATACCTCCACTTATTACAAGAGGAAGCATATACGATACTCCGCTCATAAGATGTTTGTAAAAGCCTGTTTTCTCATTAGTTTTTGACCTACTTTCTTCTATAGGTGAAGCGATGTATTTAGGAAGATCCCCATCAAGAACTTTCTGAATAAGTCCTTTAGCATTGTTTATCCCTTCTCTTGCTCCTACTTTTATTAAAGGTTTTCCGTTAAATCTTTCCGTTTCTATATTTCTATCCACTGCAAGGATAACCCCTTTAGCATTATTTATATCATCTGCTGTAAGCTCATTTTTTCTTCCGTCTGTTCCGTTTGTTTCTACTTTTATTTTAACTCCCATTTCAGCTGCAGCTTTTTTTAAAGCTTCTTCAGCCATATATGTATGGGCTATACCCGTAGGACATGCCGTTGCTGCAACTATATAAACTTCATTTCCATTTATAGAATTTCCCGCTGTCTTTTCATTTTTTTGAGCTTCCAGCTTTTCTGTTTCCTTTTTATTTATTATTTCCAATACTTCTTCAGCACTCCCTGCTTTTTCAAGACTTGTTTTGAAATCATCGTCTAATAACAACTGTGTCAATCTTGCCAAGGTTTCAATATGTGTATTGTCAGCTCCCGCAGGAGCAGCTATCATAAAAAATAATTTTGACGATTCTCCATCCATTGAGCCGTATTCTATTCCTTTTGAACTTCTTCCCATTGCAAGAGCGGGCTTTTTTACATACTCTGTTTTTGCGTGAGGTATTGCAATTCCTTCCTCAAGTGCAGTAGAGCTTTGTTCTTCCCTTGCATTCAAAGCTTCCACATATCCTTCATAATCCAATAAAATCCCTGTATTATCATGTAATTTCGCTATTTCTCTTATCACATTTCCTTTATCAGTTGATTCTAAATCAAGATTAATTCTTTCTTTTATAAGTAAATCTGAAATTTTCATAATTTTATACACCTTCCTTAGCAATATTTATTTCTTCATATAATTTATAAATTAAATCCTTTTCTGCCAATCCGTAAGAATATGCGGTTGCACTTCCGGCAGCTACTGCAAGTCGGAACGAGTCTTCTATCGACATTCCTTTTACATATCCCGCTATAAACCCTGCTACCATGGAATCTCCTGCACCTATTGAATTTATCAGCACCCCTTGAGGTACAGAGGCTTCCATTACAAATTCTCCGTTTACGAATAATGCCCCTTCACCACCACGTGAAATAATTACATTTTTGACTCCTCTTTCCAAAAAAAACGAACATTTTTTTACAATTTCTTCTTTTGTTTCCAATTTTTCATTGAACATATCCCTAAGCTCATGTATATTCGGTTTAATGAAAAAGTTATTATATATATTATCCTGTAGCAGATTACCTCGCGTATCAAGTACAATTTCCACATCTGCTTCTATATTTTCTGAAAGCTCCTTATATATTTTTTTACTTATCATTTCAGGGATACTT contains the following coding sequences:
- a CDS encoding fructose-specific PTS transporter subunit EIIC, with amino-acid sequence MKISDLLIKERINLDLESTDKGNVIREIAKLHDNTGILLDYEGYVEALNAREEQSSTALEEGIAIPHAKTEYVKKPALAMGRSSKGIEYGSMDGESSKLFFMIAAPAGADNTHIETLARLTQLLLDDDFKTSLEKAGSAEEVLEIINKKETEKLEAQKNEKTAGNSINGNEVYIVAATACPTGIAHTYMAEEALKKAAAEMGVKIKVETNGTDGRKNELTADDINNAKGVILAVDRNIETERFNGKPLIKVGAREGINNAKGLIQKVLDGDLPKYIASPIEESRSKTNEKTGFYKHLMSGVSYMLPLVISGGILIALAFLADTLTGNGNAGSDYGSKSYMAKMLMTIGGAAFGLFVPILGGYIAFSIGDRAALTAGLVAGALASAGGSGFLGAIAGGILAGYIVKFLIQALKGLPKSVSGLKMILLYPVLSVLIVGVAMVLVLNPVVSIINNGMNTYLASMSGSSKVLLGLILGGMMAVDMGGPINKAAYVFGTGTLATTINSGGSEAMAAVMAGGMVPPLAIAIASSLFKNKFTEQEREAGLTNYVMGLSFITEGAIPYAAADPGRVIPANVVGSAIAGGLTMLFSIKIPAPHGGILVMALSNNFIMYLLAIVIGSLASAIFLGLLKRKVKEK
- the pfkB gene encoding 1-phosphofructokinase → MIYTLTLNPALDYDVYINKELKTEHLNLADKVNFRAGGKGINVSKVLKNLGVESTAVGYIAGFTGDFIIKDLKNDGIKSEFVEIDGNTRINVKVNGNDKETEINGVSPEITEKNRKELAEKLLQLKNGDILVLSGSIPEMISKKIYKELSENIEADVEIVLDTRGNLLQDNIYNNFFIKPNIHELRDMFNEKLETKEEIVKKCSFFLERGVKNVIISRGGEGALFVNGEFVMEASVPQGVLINSIGAGDSMVAGFIAGYVKGMSIEDSFRLAVAAGSATAYSYGLAEKDLIYKLYEEINIAKEGV